One Carettochelys insculpta isolate YL-2023 chromosome 15, ASM3395843v1, whole genome shotgun sequence DNA window includes the following coding sequences:
- the HNRNPA0 gene encoding heterogeneous nuclear ribonucleoprotein A0, protein MENSQLCKLFIGGLNVQTTEAGLREHFEAYGTLTDCVVVLNPQTKRSRCFGFVTYSAVEEADAAMAASPHAVDGNAVELKRAVSREDSARPGAHAKVKKLFVGGLKGDVGEGDLVQHFSQFGPVEKAEIIADKQSGKKRGFGFVYFQNHDAADKAAVVKFHPIQGHRVEVKKAVPKEDIQSGGGGGGSSRPSRGGRGGGRGRGGGGSGNRDHNGLSKGGGGGYNSYGGYGGGGGYGSYGSGSYGGGGGGGDYGNGYGGFGSYSQHQSSYGPMKSGGGGGGGGGSWGGRSNSGPYRGGYGGGGYGGSSF, encoded by the coding sequence atgGAGAATTCGCAGCTGTGCAAGCTGTTCATCGGCGGCCTGAACGTGCAGACCACCGAGGCCGGGCTACGGGAGCACTTCGAGGCCTACGGCACCCTCACCGACTGCGTGGTCGTACTCAACCCGCAAACCAAGCGCTCCCGATGCTTCGGCTTCGTCACCTACTCGGCGGTGGAGGAGGCCGACGCCGCCATGGCCGCCTCCCCCCACGCCGTGGACGGCAATGCGGTCGAGCTGAAGCGGGCCGTGTCCCGGGAGGACTCGGCCCGGCCAGGCGCCCACGCTAAAGTGAAGAAGCTCTTCGTGGGCGGCTTAAAGGGGGACGTGGGCGAGGGGGACCTGGTCCAGCACTTCAGCCAGTTCGGCCCGGTGGAGAAGGCCGAGATCATCGCCGACAAACAGAGCGGCAAGAAGCGCGGCTTCGGCTTCGTCTATTTCCAGAACCACGACGCCGCCGACAAGGCCGCGGTGGTTAAGTTCCATCCCATCCAGGGCCACCGCGTGGAGGTCAAGAAGGCCGTGCCCAAGGAGGACATCCAATCGGGTGGCGGAGGCGGCGGCTCCTCGAGGCCTTCTCGGGgcggcaggggaggaggacgaggaCGGGGCGGCGGTGGATCCGGCAACCGGGATCACAACGGGCTGTCTAAAGGAGGAGGCGGCGGCTATAATAGCTACGGAGGCTATGGTGGAGGCGGCGGTTACGGATCTTACGGCAGCGGCTCTTATGGAGGAGGCGGTGGAGGCGGAGATTATGGCAACGGGTACGGCGGGTTCGGCAGCTACAGCCAACACCAGTCCTCCTACGGCCCCATGAAGAGCGGCGGAGGAGGcggcggagggggtgggagttggggagggCGCAGTAACAGTGGACCGTACAGAGGAGGCTATGGTGGGGGAGGGTATGGGGGCAGCTCCTTCTAA